The following coding sequences lie in one Rutidosis leptorrhynchoides isolate AG116_Rl617_1_P2 chromosome 4, CSIRO_AGI_Rlap_v1, whole genome shotgun sequence genomic window:
- the LOC139841282 gene encoding uncharacterized protein, producing MRIARELGVKKLQAYVDSQLVANQINGTFDANEKSMQSYLALVHSLADTFIDFRISQIPRRQNKQADVLSKLAVLTFNHLEKKILVEQVFRKSTEPEITVASVVEEEATWMTDIIEFLCIPTLRRAQGSHYDYRLDSQGILRVAFWVEDSHREDQAIRLHAPVSRAPQHPMIPITSPWPFCKWAIDIVGPFPKGAGNAEYLVVAIDFFTRWVEAKPLRSITSNPFRSWCQDLNIKQRFTSVAYPQANGQCEVTNRDIMHTIKARLGMKRNGWVDELPKVLWAHKTTHKNNTGETPFSLAYGSEAVIPAEITVPTERVLSYSEGKNDERLRTNLNYAEERKEMAAIRVAANKQRIAKYYDKRVRARTYKVGDLVWRDNQASRAQNTGKLGPNWEGPYKVIGISNTGTYKLAELKGNPIKRTWHATALKKCYM from the exons ATGCGTATAGCCCGAGAGCTAGGGGTAAAGAAGCTGCAAGCCTATGTAGATTCACAGCTAGTCGCCAATCAGATAAATGGCACATTTGACGCCAATGAAAAATCTATGCAATCATACCTGGCTCTGGTCCACTCTCTAGCCGATACATTCATTGACTTCAGGATCAGTCAAATCCCTAGGAGGCAGAACAAGCAGGCGGATGTACTCAGTAAACTGGCGGTCCTCACCTTCAATCATCTGGAAAAGAAGATATTAGTAGAACAAGTCTTCAGGAAATCCACAGAGCCAGAGATAACGGTTGCGTCCGTTGTAGAAGAAGAAGCGACTTGGATGACAGATATCATAGAATTCCT GTGCATCCCTACGCTGCGTAGGGCCCAAGGAAGCCACTATGATTATCGACTAGATTCACAAGGGATTTTGCGGGTTGCATTCTGGGTGGAGGACAGTCACCGAGAGGATCAAGCGATCAGG TTGCACGCGCCCGTTAGCAGGGCGCCACAACACCCTATGATACCTATCACGTCACCGTGGCCATTTTGCAAATGGGCTATTGACATAGTGGGACCTTTCCCAAAGGGCGCGGGAAACGCTGAATACCTAGTGGTTGCTATCGACTTCTTCACCAGATGGGTGGAAGCAAAACCACTGCGCAGCATCACCA GCAACCCCTTTCGCAGCTGGTGTCAGGATTTAAATATCAAACAACGCTTCACCTCTGTCGCGTACCCTCAAGCTAATGGTCAATGTGAGGTTACGAATAGGGATATTATGCACACCATCAAAGCAAGGTTGGGAATGAAGCGCAACGGATGGGTGGATGAGTTACCCAAAGTCCTATGGGCACACAAAACAACGCACAAGAATAACACAGGAGAGACACCATTCAGCTTGGCATACGGTTCAGAGGCAGTAATCCCGGCGGAAATAACAGTTCCAACAGAAAGAGTCTTGTCGTACAGCGAGGGAAAAAACGACGAAAGGTTGCGCACTAATCTGAATTATGCGGAGGAGCGCAAGGAAATGGCAGCAATCCGAGTAGCTGCTAACAAACAGCGCATTGCAAAATATTACGACAAGCGTGTAAGGGCAAGAACTTACAAGGTGGGAGATCTTGTGTGGCGCGACAACCAAGCAAGCAGGGCCCAAAACACTGGGAAGTTAGGGCCAAACTGGGAAGGACCTTACAAGGTCATTGGGATCAGTAACACTGGAACTTACAAACTGGCAGAGCTTAAGGGAAATCCAATCAAGCGGACCTGGCATGCTACCGCGCTTAAAAAATGCTACATGTAA